From Drosophila suzukii chromosome 2R, CBGP_Dsuzu_IsoJpt1.0, whole genome shotgun sequence, a single genomic window includes:
- the LOC108017886 gene encoding uncharacterized protein — MMPRHMVNWRVYVYANSLYSFPNREKPDFRDWSPQHFRRNPFEIHRIMNWVNRDASVLVKSGKTNILLLYETILNLLPRVSIKSLEFCSAVAKYFGGKTQHFTHELINFARSPYDDIISYECNTLYRPLAENGAKSSSMAWDSSSTLHNFVEFSRCINYDDCGGFEADLALEDEDFGELDDMMIERFNRPFFVEMDGEVVAPRVTQSTLIQPASQQASQVNQPTQSQPATQGQHQPAQHSQQTGQRASQPGLQNAATSAGLQLEDLELEVAIERSMFEGAAQAAAQGAAQGTAQGTAQGAAQGSSQGSGFTLASEFVLPSGRVVRLAHPSSRVVRNAHGFGLVSVPPPQAAATGDTTASAQNPQARSTGLRARRRRPPHSS, encoded by the exons ATGATGCCCCGGCACATGGTCAACTGGCGGGTGTACGTCTATGCCAACTCGCTGTATTCCTTCCCAAATCGCGAGAAGCCCGACTTTCGCGACTGGTCGCCCCAACATTTTCG CCGCAATCCCTTCGAGATCCATAGGATTATGAACTGGGTGAACCGTGATGCGTCGGTGCTCGTGAAGTCCGGCAAAACTAATATTTTGCTTCTGTACGAGACCATCTTAAATCTGCTACCTCGTGTTAGCATTAAAAGCTTGGAGTTCTGCTCGGCGGTGGCCAAGTATTTTGGCGGCAAGACCCAGCACTTCACCCATGAACTGATTAACTTTGCCCGATCCCCGTACGATGATATAATATCGTACGAGTGTAATACTCTGTACAGGCCTTTGGCGGAGAATGGAGCCAAATCTTCATCGATGGCCTGGGATTCGTCCTCCACACTGCACAACTTCGTGGAGTTCTCCCGCTGCATTAACTACGATGACTGCGGTGGCTTCGAGGCGGATCTGGCGCTGGAGGATGAGGATTTCGGGGAGCTAGATGATATGATGATAGAGCGCTTCAACCGTCCTTTCTTTGTGGAGATGGACGGCGAAGTTGTGGCACCCAGAGTGACCCAAAGCACGTTGATTCAACCAGCTAGCCAGCAGGCTAGTCAGGTGAACCAGCCAACTCAATCCCAACCAGCGACACAAGGCCAACACCAGCCGGCTCAGCACTCCCAGCAGACTGGACAACGGGCATCGCAACCAGGACTTCAGAATGCGGCCACCTCTGCCGGCCTTCAGCTGGAGGATCTGGAACTCGAGGTGGCCATCGAGCGCAGCATGTTTGAAGGAGCCGCCCAAGCAGCCGCCCAAGGAGCCGCACAAGGAACCGCCCAAGGAACCGCCCAAGGAGCAGCCCAGGGATCCTCCCAGGGATCGGGGTTCACTCTGGCAAGCGAGTTTGTCCTGCCCAGCGGACGGGTGGTACGCCTTGCCCATCCCAGCAGCCGTGTGGTGCGCAATGCCCACGGATTCGGTTTGGTAAGTGTACCACCACCACAAGCGGCCGCCACCGGCGATACCACTGCCTCCGCCCAGAATCCTCAGGCACGCAGCACTGGACTTCGGGCTCGACGTCGCCGCCCGCCACACTCAAGCTAA
- the Topors gene encoding E3 ubiquitin-protein ligase Topors: MAEENPGGNAGDVPDSGADEVGASVIVEPGSEGSNAGPHTLPAAAMKFADLTESGSESGDNEAEEPAPAGPDNPGNANSEPGTSASAAEENTAAERSSPPPNCAICLSRCKRKCFTDSCMHQFCFKCLCEWSKIKPECPLCKQPFKTIIHNVRTLDDYDRYPVQSSSPVPPDHPSLRFHIVRRPRYMPLVQNQAVMTNDIEAGIAAGAAGEEVLPAAEVAAGRHSYSRFEPYRVELMNYYRHDQDAATSGSLSQLWRRYVYDRKLYALPVSDSLTGHFREWSARFYRNNPAQMHRLMPWIHRDIVCLLRNAAHSVSTVMQLMNDILPMTNILGPTFRRRLSPYLGERTSHFIHELFNFARSPFDMIGYDHVVQYSARVAEEVEVDLLDMVETQSSNGDDLHLEVGDSDGDAVNADFSNDWSPPSGRPSTSVIVTNPGATHSFSVTMASDGSELPGISIRRTTTSNVGSQTVAINLSMRRPAAVASEEAEVIEIDDGDAAANAEVAAINDGSNPSRRHAGATLPVSAHIELQSSSSSGDEDECVFVLELKPPHLRTPEQVSLDSNSDSDVVFVNEQNEAPPAASLGDQAIQSPVDQSSRDQALFFGPSTSAAANRGKNWKLVMAEARRLDELRTVRSTRSKRSRQRSSVPARSSSASGSSNSTCSSSSFHFSSSSDDDSSASSTSNVEPAKKKPRKLPNKRRTEKASNRKATSRKRKRQVKDVKQKQANEESARAAALERRLEQLLHGEQKSQQQPESSSSSPSSSDDESAGDSSDTSGQPNPNNNNTSSDDSDDDSTENLRLSALRATLKAEAPLEDRKPLKLELQMSDTNTREQQQEGPQNTEVAPAPTEDTEPGCSAPKRRRSCSNSNQSSQSASLASSSTATSSSAPMSSFGWRAAGYAGDPLTRFNVEVEEHDIANSLIELSTLTQPREVGLFNEQSNSGEISLSSLRNTLRGSSRALEEDDANLGIYFGADADPDASNEQNSFSLGAAIDVVGEAEVGTAEDTATATEEQDEDDEDDDEEGEDEQEEGKAEEDEEDEDDSDNNDDEEGVDRELLAFLA, encoded by the exons ATGGCGGAGGAGAACCCGGGCGGCAATGCCGGCGATGTGCCCGATTCGGGAGCGGACGAGGTGGGCGCCTCGGTGATCGTGGAGCCGGGATCCGAAGGATCCAATGCCGGACCCCATACTCTGCCGGCTGCGGCCATGAAGTTTGCCGATCTCACCGAAAGCGGCAGTGAGTCCGGTGACAACGAGGCCGAGGAACCCGCTCCCGCCGGCCCGGACAATCCGGGAAACGCCAACAGTGAGCCGGGGACCAGTGCATCCGCCGCGGAGGAGAACACCGCCGCAGAGCGCTCCTCGCCGCCGCCCAACTGCGCCATCTGCTTGTCCCGCTGCAAGAGGAAGTGTTTCACGGACTCCTGCATGCACCAGTTCTGCTTCAAGTGCCTGTGCGAGTGGAGCAAG ATCAAACCCGAGTGCCCGCTGTGCAAGCAGCCCTTCAAGACCATCATACACAATGTCCGCACCCTGGACGACTACGACCGCTATCCGGTGCAGAGCTCTTCGCCAGTTCCGCCAGATCATCCCTCCTTACGCTTCCATATAGTAAGGCGTCCCAGGTACATGCCTCTGGTGCAGAACCAGGCCGTCATGACCAACGACATAGAGGCCGGCATAGCAGCAGGGGCTGCAGGAGAAGAGGTCCTGCCGGCAGCCGAGGTGGCGGCCGGCAGGCACTCGTACAGCCGCTTCGAGCCCTACAGAGTGGAACTGATGAACTACTACCGACACGACCAGGATGCCGCCACATCGGGCTCGTTGAGCCAGCTCTGGCGGCGCTACGTGTACGACAGAAAGCTGTATGCCCTGCCCGTCAGCGACAGCTTGACGGGACATTTCCGCGAGTGGAGTGCCCGCTTTTACAG AAACAATCCCGCCCAGATGCATCGCCTGATGCCTTGGATACATCGCGACATTGTGTGCTTGCTGAGGAATGCCGCACACAGCGTGAGCACTGTGATGCAGCTGATGAACGACATCCTGCCCATGACCAATATACTGGGTCCCACATTCCGTCGCCGGCTGTCACCGTATCTGGGCGAGCGCACCAGCCACTTCATCCACGAGCTGTTCAACTTTGCCCGCTCCCCCTTCGACATGATCGGCTACGACCATGTGGTTCAATACTCGGCTCGCGTGGCCGAGGAGGTGGAGGTGGACCTGTTAGACATGGTGGAGACCCAGTCGTCGAACGGCGATGATCTGCACCTGGAGGTTGGTGACAGCGATGGAGATGCCGTCAATGCGGACTTCTCCAACGACTGGAGTCCCCCAAGTGGACGTCCGTCGACCAGTGTGATTGTGACCAATCCCGGTGCTACACATTCCTTCAGCGTGACAATGGCCAGCGATGGCAGTGAGCTGCCAGGCATCTCTATACGCCGTACAACCACATCAAATGTTGGCTCACAAACGGTGGCTATCAACCTAAGTATGAGGCGCCCGGCGGCTGTTGCCAGCGAGGAGGCGGAGGTCATAGAGATCGACGATGGCGATGCAGCTGCAAATGCCGAAGTGGCGGCCATCAATGATGGCAGCAATCCTAGCAGGAGACACGCGGGCGCCACTCTCCCAGTGAGTGCCCACATCGAACTgcagagcagcagcagctctgGCGATGAAGACGAGTGCGTCTTTGTGCTGGAGCTAAAGCCACCTCACCTGCGCACTCCCGAGCAGGTGAGCCTGGACTCGAATAGTGACTCTGATGTGGTTTTCGTGAATGAGCAGAATGAGGCTCCGCCGGCTGCAAGTCTTGGCGACCAGGCGATACAATCGCCAGTGGATCAGTCCTCCAGAGATCAGGCGTTGTTCTTTGGTCCCAGCACGAGTGCAGCGGCTAACAGAGGCAAGAACTGGAAGCTTGTGATGGCAGAAGCGCGTCGCCTTGATGAGTTGCGCACAGTGCGCTCAACGCGATCGAAGAGATCGCGCCAGCGGTCCTCCGTCCCTGCCCGTAGTTCCAGTGCTAGTGgaagcagcaacagcaccTGCAGCAGCTCCTCCTTCCacttcagcagcagcagcgatgACGACAGCAGTGCTAGCAGCACGTCCAATGTGGAGCCAGCCAAGAAAAAACCACGCAAGCTACCGAATAAAAGACGCACTGAAAAAGCCTCAAATCGAAAAGCAACATCTCGCAAACGGAAACGCCAGGTGAAGGATGTAAAGCAGAAACAGGCTAACGAGGAGTCAGCTCGGGCGGCAGCTCTAGAGAGGCGGCTAGAGCAGCTGCTGCATGGCGAACAGAAATCACAGCAGCAACCGGAAAGCAGTAGTTCAAGCCCTAGTTCGTCTGACGACGAATCAGCTGGCGATAGCAGCGATACATCTG GTCAACCCAACCCCAATAACAACAACACTAGCAGTGATGATTCTGATGATGATAGCACTGAAAACCTGCGGCTTAGTGCTTTGCGGGCCACACTAAAAGCAGAGGCACCGCTGGAGGATAGAAAACCACTAAAACTGGAGCTCCAGATGTCCGACACAAATACAAGGGAACAACAGCAGGAAGGGCCCCAAAATACAGAGGTGGCACCAGCGCCAACAGAGGACACCGAACCGGGATGCAGTGCTCCAAAGCGGCGCCGAAGCTGCAGTAACAGCAATCAGTCCAGCCAGAGCGCCAGTTTGGCCAGCAGCTCGACAGCCACATCGAGTTCGGCTCCGATGAGTTCGTTTGGCTGGAGGGCAGCAGGATATGCTGGCGATCCCCTAACGCGTTTCAATGTGGAAGTGGAGGAGCACGATATAGCAAACTCTTTAATAGAACTATCCACGCTGACGCAACCGAGGGAGGTAGGCCTTTTCAACGAGCAGTCTAATTCGGGAGAGATTTCCCTCAGTTCGCTGCGCAATACTCTCCGCGGCAGCTCTAGAGCTCTGGAGGAGGATGACGCAAATCTGGGTATCTATTTTGGAGCAGATGCGGATCCTGATGCCAGCAATGAACAGAACAGCTTTTCCCTGGGGGCTGCAATCGACGTGGTTGGAGAAGCAGAGGTGGGGACCGCCGAGGATACAGCCACTGCCACTGAAGAACAAGATGAAGATGACGAAGACGATGATGAAGAAGGTGAAGATGAACAGGAAGAGGGAAAGGCTGAGGAGGACGAAGAGGATGAGGATGATAGTGACAACAACGACGATGAGGAGGGGGTTGATCGGGAGTTACTAGCGTTTCTAGCATAA
- the LOC108018112 gene encoding uncharacterized protein, translating to MNRRNKRTSYFQYEVYLDFMEVNPLMSASKLGRTQDGKKWKELSDELNKCPVGPTLAPEEWRKRLNDWKNSTRAKFRRSLSSDDKSNILTPLENRALQIFSSESMYRDVTAPVDIKELVEEHVDQEEPDEEQEEVEEEQEQYQEFLPEHTTRTVINGHRSGKQLRLQDTGEIIYQVSSIAPSERSPPKVPAPANSCGKKIEQQLKRISDIEEASLHFKIACFKYNNPGFDYAP from the exons ATGAATCGTCGCAACAAACGCACATCCTATTTCCAGTACGAAGTGTATCTGGACTTCATGGAGGTTAATCCCCTCATGTCGGCCAGCAAACTGGGACGGACTCAGGATGGGAAAAAGTGGAAAGAGCTGAGCGATGAACTAAACAAGTGCCCTGTTGGTCCTACTTTAGCGCCTGAAGAATGGCGAAAG CGCCTCAATGACTGGAAGAACAGCACACGCGCCAAGTTCCGACGCAGCCTGAGTTCGGATGATAAGAGCAATATCTTGACTCCCCTGGAAAATAGAGCTCTCCAAATTTTCTCCTCCGAGTCGATGTATCGAGACGTTACAGCTCCAGTGGACATTAAGGAATTGGTGGAGGAGCATGTGGATCAGGAAGAACCAGATGAGGAGCAAGaggaggtggaggaggagCAAGAGCAGTACCAGGAGTTTCTACCGGAGCATACAACCCGAACGGTGATTAATGGGCACAGGTCCGGCAAACAGTTACGGCTGCAAGATACCGGGGAGATCATCTATCAAG tgtCCAGTATTGCGCCATCAGAACGATCACCTCCAAAAGTACCTGCACCTGCAAACTCCTGCGGCAAGAAAATCGAGCAGCAGCTAAAACGAATATCTGATATTGAGGAGGCATCTTTACATTTCAAGATAGCCTGTTTCAAGTACAACAATCCCGGATTTGATTATGCCCCTTAG